In Brevibacillus brevis NBRC 100599, a single genomic region encodes these proteins:
- a CDS encoding YbaK/EbsC family protein: MIASPLEKVRSYVQRYDSSIEPILFEQPLPTSEVAAQALGVEIGQIAKSILFRVDEQFALFVAAGDVRVHPKQVKAAFGQGKPKMATPEEVEKMTGFRVGAVCPFALQEEVPVYVDRSLKRFPMVYTAAGIAESLLPVSYEALLEMTGAKEIDAASAEGSAS, encoded by the coding sequence ATGATCGCAAGCCCTTTAGAAAAGGTTCGCAGCTATGTACAACGCTATGATTCGAGTATCGAGCCAATTTTGTTTGAACAGCCGTTGCCTACGTCGGAAGTGGCTGCACAGGCATTAGGTGTCGAGATCGGACAAATCGCAAAGTCAATCTTGTTTCGGGTGGATGAGCAGTTCGCCTTGTTTGTGGCAGCAGGCGATGTACGTGTCCATCCCAAGCAAGTGAAGGCAGCATTTGGACAAGGAAAGCCAAAGATGGCTACGCCGGAAGAGGTAGAAAAAATGACAGGCTTCCGTGTCGGAGCCGTTTGTCCGTTTGCTTTGCAGGAAGAAGTACCTGTCTATGTGGATCGCTCCTTGAAGCGTTTCCCGATGGTTTATACGGCGGCTGGTATAGCAGAATCGCTTTTACCCGTCTCTTATGAAGCATTGTTGGAGATGACAGGGGCGAAGGAAATCGATGCGGCTTCGGCAGAAGGAAGCGCATCATGA
- the sspK gene encoding small acid-soluble spore protein K: protein MVRNKEKDFGKTAEIRGPKAQSEAVRSDGSINSEPQERLKENR from the coding sequence ATGGTTCGCAACAAAGAAAAAGATTTTGGAAAAACCGCTGAAATCCGAGGACCCAAAGCCCAATCCGAGGCTGTCCGTTCTGACGGCTCCATTAATAGTGAACCACAAGAAAGGCTAAAAGAAAACCGCTAA
- a CDS encoding ABC transporter permease, whose protein sequence is MNFMESFNTAVEGIWANKMRSILTMLGIIIGITSVIVVTALGEGGQKAINEEMEKFGQNTFNVFINWETKEEIAAEDMTVEDTEVLGRISPAIEYIVPSNSSTIDLKGPKKEERVNLTASTADYFSMQSTLKVAKGRLFNEIDDKEQRAVIVLEEALAQKLFGQMSPIGQRVRWGNQSLVVIGTYTEEKFKFDMATSYGAIIPIRYEMSLQEEPSVQMIMGKAIDKASVDPAMQQVKQYLSRKHQKEDHYRVRSMQESMDQFNQMTGTLTLIFSIIAGISLVVGGVGVMNIMLVSVTERTREIGIRKALGARRRDILIQFLIESVIVCLIGGLIGVLFGLGIASIIAYFAQLPPLMSWNSVFIAFGFSSAIGIFFGLYPANKAAKLDPIEALRYE, encoded by the coding sequence ATGAATTTTATGGAAAGCTTTAACACCGCCGTGGAAGGTATTTGGGCGAACAAAATGCGCTCGATCTTGACCATGCTCGGGATCATCATCGGGATTACCTCCGTCATTGTCGTCACGGCACTCGGTGAAGGTGGGCAAAAAGCCATCAACGAAGAGATGGAAAAGTTCGGGCAAAACACGTTTAACGTCTTCATCAATTGGGAGACAAAAGAAGAGATTGCCGCAGAAGATATGACCGTGGAAGATACCGAGGTACTCGGCAGGATTAGTCCTGCCATTGAATACATCGTGCCTTCCAACTCCAGTACGATTGATTTGAAGGGGCCGAAAAAAGAAGAGCGCGTCAACCTCACCGCCTCCACTGCTGATTATTTTTCGATGCAATCAACCTTGAAGGTGGCAAAAGGTCGACTTTTCAACGAGATCGATGACAAAGAGCAACGCGCCGTCATCGTCCTAGAGGAGGCTCTTGCCCAAAAGCTGTTCGGTCAAATGAGCCCGATTGGTCAGCGTGTTCGCTGGGGGAATCAATCTCTCGTCGTAATCGGGACGTACACAGAAGAGAAGTTCAAGTTTGATATGGCAACGAGCTATGGGGCGATTATTCCCATCCGTTACGAAATGAGCCTGCAGGAAGAGCCATCTGTCCAAATGATCATGGGAAAAGCGATCGACAAAGCGTCTGTCGACCCAGCCATGCAGCAGGTCAAACAGTACTTGAGCCGCAAGCATCAAAAGGAAGACCATTACAGAGTTCGCAGCATGCAAGAATCGATGGATCAGTTTAATCAAATGACGGGCACCTTGACGCTGATCTTCAGTATCATCGCAGGTATCTCCCTCGTGGTTGGCGGCGTCGGCGTGATGAACATCATGCTCGTATCCGTGACAGAGCGTACTCGCGAAATCGGAATTCGCAAAGCATTAGGGGCACGCCGACGAGATATTTTGATTCAGTTTTTGATTGAATCGGTCATCGTCTGCTTGATCGGTGGATTGATTGGGGTGTTGTTCGGCCTTGGTATCGCTTCGATCATTGCCTATTTTGCACAGTTGCCGCCGCTTATGTCCTGGAACAGCGTGTTTATCGCATTTGGCTTCTCCAGTGCCATCGGTATTTTCTTCGGCCTCTATCCGGCCAATAAGGCAGCCAAGCTCGATCCAATCGAAGCACTGCGCTACGAATAA
- a CDS encoding YugN-like family protein has translation MQQINSSLPGTRATFGYFREALQPHFTLSNWDYEQGYFDRALDDKNMVYLRLPVKVLQGELDSPDAWLELGRPFVIRHVYQTGVEEDIGYTEALASGLMNQFQEPVDKDAQIDSRWIRKAEAVVKELENRLA, from the coding sequence ATGCAACAAATAAACAGTAGCTTGCCAGGTACTCGGGCGACATTTGGCTATTTTCGTGAAGCGCTTCAGCCGCATTTTACATTATCCAATTGGGATTATGAGCAAGGGTACTTCGACCGGGCGCTGGATGATAAAAACATGGTCTATTTGCGCTTGCCTGTAAAAGTATTGCAAGGCGAGCTCGATAGCCCGGATGCATGGCTGGAACTGGGGCGGCCGTTTGTGATCCGGCATGTGTACCAGACTGGGGTAGAAGAAGATATCGGCTACACGGAGGCGCTCGCTTCGGGTTTGATGAATCAGTTTCAAGAGCCGGTAGACAAAGACGCACAGATTGATTCGAGATGGATTCGAAAAGCAGAGGCGGTTGTCAAAGAGCTGGAGAATCGCCTCGCGTGA
- a CDS encoding MOSC domain-containing protein, with translation MKKVGKLQTIFRHPVKGMRGEELSSSTVDEFGLYGDRAYYFLDNARQGKYLSADVVPALIGYHARMSEGTGKEAYPPIRIEARDGSVHTWDDALFAHVAETAKRSVTPMISSPHEGGVNWEDHILLVTDASLREIARQIDAEQVDPRRFRGNLVVVLEDDEPFAEDKWLGKQIKINDVTLQVNKHCERCVYVNIDPETLAMTPAVLKACVKRHNNHFGVYASVVTTGSVSQGDDVFLVEMESDGE, from the coding sequence ATGAAAAAAGTAGGAAAACTGCAGACCATTTTCCGTCATCCTGTCAAAGGGATGCGAGGGGAAGAGCTATCATCAAGTACGGTCGATGAATTTGGCTTGTATGGAGACCGTGCCTATTATTTTTTGGATAATGCTCGTCAAGGTAAGTATCTCAGTGCGGATGTTGTGCCCGCTTTAATCGGGTATCATGCCAGAATGAGCGAAGGGACAGGAAAAGAAGCGTACCCGCCGATTCGGATTGAAGCCCGAGACGGCAGTGTACATACGTGGGATGATGCTTTATTTGCCCATGTCGCGGAGACAGCGAAGCGCTCCGTTACGCCAATGATTAGTAGTCCGCATGAAGGCGGCGTGAACTGGGAAGATCACATTCTGCTGGTCACGGATGCATCTCTTCGAGAGATTGCGCGGCAGATTGACGCAGAACAGGTAGATCCACGACGCTTTCGGGGGAATTTGGTCGTTGTCCTGGAGGATGATGAGCCGTTCGCCGAAGACAAATGGCTGGGCAAGCAGATCAAAATCAATGATGTGACCTTGCAAGTCAACAAGCACTGCGAGCGCTGTGTATATGTCAATATCGACCCGGAAACGTTGGCGATGACCCCTGCCGTATTGAAGGCATGCGTCAAGCGTCACAACAATCACTTCGGTGTCTATGCTTCAGTTGTCACGACAGGCAGTGTGTCACAAGGCGATGACGTTTTTTTAGTGGAGATGGAGAGTGACGGGGAATGA
- a CDS encoding DUF3886 domain-containing protein, with amino-acid sequence MAKKQRKPQRQPETTTATDAKSGLNSLKDMLNADALGALKQLEKDMKTEGERKEKEAAEQKRREQEERERNKSFAELLNDYEKKGGGKYS; translated from the coding sequence ATGGCAAAAAAACAACGAAAACCACAGCGTCAACCAGAGACAACGACTGCAACAGACGCGAAAAGCGGATTGAACAGTTTGAAGGATATGCTGAATGCAGATGCGCTCGGAGCACTCAAGCAGCTTGAAAAAGACATGAAGACAGAAGGCGAGCGCAAAGAAAAGGAAGCCGCCGAACAAAAGCGCCGGGAGCAGGAAGAACGCGAGCGCAACAAGAGCTTTGCTGAGCTTTTGAACGATTACGAGAAAAAAGGCGGAGGCAAGTACAGCTAA
- the thiO gene encoding glycine oxidase ThiO: MSDCLVVGGGIIGLSLAYELSRRGMSVTLVEQGEWGGQASSAAAGMLAPLKEFTAPGPMLDLGMESLALYPEWAAELEELTGGDVQLSLDGLLTVALNEEEVQQLADKYRWQKEAGHAVHWLSNTAQVKEIEPLLTDQVQAAIYSPYEGHINNRMLLRALATACQLQGVKLLSGCVVSGIAVKGGKVIGVETSSGSLRAAQTVISSGAWVGGMMEMLGVSVPIRPVRGQIAAVSSVGIPLRTVIFGTTGYITPKKDGKIVLGATEDESGFQRDVTMAGLASILQGTMPYVPALHSATFLEAWGGLRPATQDGKPLLGPVPGWEGLSIAGGHFRNGILLSPVTAKAMADFVEKGETERLLPFLPARFL; encoded by the coding sequence ATGAGTGATTGTCTGGTAGTGGGTGGAGGAATTATCGGATTGAGCTTGGCATACGAGCTGTCACGGCGCGGGATGAGCGTGACTTTGGTTGAGCAGGGCGAATGGGGAGGGCAGGCGTCTTCTGCTGCGGCCGGGATGCTTGCTCCTTTGAAAGAATTCACAGCACCTGGACCGATGCTCGATTTGGGCATGGAGTCACTTGCGCTATACCCGGAATGGGCAGCAGAGCTGGAAGAATTGACTGGCGGAGATGTACAGCTAAGCTTGGATGGATTGCTGACCGTCGCGTTAAATGAGGAGGAAGTCCAGCAGCTCGCTGACAAGTACCGTTGGCAAAAAGAAGCGGGACATGCTGTGCACTGGCTCTCGAATACAGCACAAGTGAAGGAAATAGAGCCGCTTCTGACCGATCAAGTGCAAGCGGCCATCTATTCTCCGTACGAAGGACACATCAACAATCGAATGCTTCTTCGCGCCTTGGCTACTGCTTGCCAATTGCAAGGAGTGAAGCTGTTATCAGGCTGTGTGGTAAGCGGCATTGCCGTGAAAGGCGGAAAAGTGATCGGGGTCGAGACCTCTTCAGGGTCACTACGTGCCGCACAGACCGTGATTTCCTCTGGAGCGTGGGTTGGAGGGATGATGGAGATGCTTGGTGTTTCCGTGCCGATTCGACCTGTACGCGGGCAGATTGCGGCCGTTTCTTCCGTGGGCATTCCATTGCGAACGGTGATTTTCGGAACGACAGGCTACATCACCCCGAAAAAGGATGGAAAAATTGTCCTTGGTGCGACTGAGGATGAGAGTGGCTTCCAGCGAGACGTTACAATGGCAGGTTTAGCGAGTATCCTGCAAGGGACCATGCCGTATGTTCCTGCGCTTCACTCCGCTACCTTTCTGGAGGCGTGGGGTGGACTTCGACCTGCGACCCAGGATGGAAAGCCGCTCTTGGGCCCCGTTCCTGGCTGGGAAGGACTGTCGATCGCAGGCGGACATTTTCGCAATGGCATCTTGCTTTCTCCTGTCACTGCAAAAGCGATGGCGGACTTTGTGGAAAAAGGAGAGACGGAGCGCCTTTTGCCATTTTTACCTGCCCGCTTTCTATAA
- a CDS encoding efflux RND transporter periplasmic adaptor subunit, with translation MKKRWWIIGSVVVLLGIGGVAFSMMGSQQAMGMPVNIGAPTKSALESKVLTSGLVTVEDKLKQYANVTGTLREFVVKEGDKVKKGQVIAKIDTSDVDSRILELEAQMELAKANLAKAQIGNEPEEVAQDRERVSQAQREYDAAKREYDRMNQLFTSGASTQQELDKLKSQMESSLSTLNVAKQQLALKQKGPRKEDIAAQQAQINKLNVEKAQLNKERVQSVVVAPMDGTVIGIAADNGQYVNKGTEILTLANLNNLLVEADINESDVNKLKIGQSATIEGVTLGKKKLNAEVARISPTAITTATKSGQGEKTRVKVTLKPSGDLSALKPGFHVDINISVEKIDNALQVPIEAVQQDADGSTFVWVSDNGVAKKQKVQTGMENELFSHVKSGLNGDEQVILGPVESLTEGTPVMPMSGGGAPMGM, from the coding sequence ATGAAAAAACGATGGTGGATCATCGGTTCCGTCGTAGTCCTCCTGGGCATCGGGGGCGTTGCGTTTTCCATGATGGGATCGCAACAAGCTATGGGAATGCCTGTCAACATCGGCGCACCAACGAAATCAGCTTTGGAAAGCAAGGTTTTGACATCAGGGCTCGTCACCGTAGAAGACAAGCTCAAACAGTACGCCAACGTCACTGGAACCTTACGTGAGTTTGTCGTCAAGGAAGGCGACAAGGTGAAAAAGGGACAAGTGATCGCGAAAATCGACACGTCCGATGTCGATAGCCGAATTCTTGAGCTGGAAGCGCAAATGGAATTGGCCAAAGCCAACCTCGCCAAGGCACAAATCGGCAACGAGCCGGAAGAAGTCGCACAGGACAGAGAACGTGTCTCCCAAGCCCAGCGTGAATATGATGCGGCAAAGCGGGAATATGACCGGATGAATCAATTATTCACTTCTGGCGCTTCTACCCAGCAAGAGCTGGATAAGTTGAAATCACAAATGGAAAGTTCTCTATCTACGCTGAATGTCGCCAAGCAACAGCTCGCTCTCAAGCAAAAGGGGCCACGCAAGGAAGACATTGCCGCTCAGCAAGCCCAAATCAACAAGCTGAATGTAGAAAAAGCACAGTTGAATAAAGAACGTGTCCAAAGCGTCGTCGTAGCACCTATGGATGGAACCGTCATTGGCATTGCAGCTGATAACGGTCAATACGTCAACAAGGGAACAGAAATCTTGACCCTTGCCAATCTGAACAATCTGTTGGTTGAAGCAGATATTAACGAATCCGATGTCAATAAGCTCAAAATCGGTCAATCTGCCACGATTGAAGGCGTGACACTCGGAAAGAAAAAGCTGAATGCGGAAGTAGCGCGCATCTCTCCAACCGCGATCACTACTGCCACCAAGTCGGGGCAAGGTGAAAAAACACGCGTCAAAGTTACCCTCAAGCCATCTGGAGATCTATCTGCTTTGAAGCCTGGCTTCCATGTGGATATCAACATCTCCGTCGAAAAAATCGATAATGCCTTGCAAGTGCCAATCGAGGCTGTACAGCAAGATGCTGACGGCAGCACCTTTGTTTGGGTATCTGACAATGGTGTGGCGAAAAAACAGAAAGTCCAAACCGGTATGGAAAATGAGTTGTTCTCTCACGTCAAGTCTGGACTTAACGGTGATGAGCAAGTGATTCTTGGCCCTGTCGAATCCCTGACTGAAGGAACACCTGTCATGCCGATGAGTGGCGGCGGCGCACCAATGGGCATGTAA
- a CDS encoding NUDIX domain-containing protein, with translation MAWYHAVAKWYWKIRKPLTLGVRVIVTDKEKGVLLIRHTYVHGWYLPGGGVERGESFGEAARRELWEECGIRADVLTLCHLFYSEREGKRDHIALYHVDLTPGQELHKDDKEVAEMRFFAWDELPQEISPATERRLSQYRMQSFQSDHW, from the coding sequence ATGGCCTGGTACCATGCAGTGGCGAAATGGTATTGGAAAATCCGCAAGCCTCTCACCTTGGGTGTCCGTGTCATTGTAACGGATAAAGAAAAGGGAGTTTTGTTAATTCGGCATACGTATGTCCATGGCTGGTATTTGCCGGGGGGAGGGGTAGAGCGAGGAGAGTCGTTTGGGGAAGCTGCTCGCAGGGAGTTGTGGGAGGAGTGCGGGATACGAGCAGACGTACTTACCCTCTGCCATCTGTTTTACAGTGAGCGGGAAGGAAAACGAGACCACATTGCCTTGTATCATGTCGACCTCACACCTGGCCAAGAATTGCATAAGGATGACAAAGAAGTAGCGGAAATGCGCTTTTTTGCTTGGGATGAACTTCCTCAGGAAATATCACCAGCTACAGAGAGGCGTTTATCTCAGTATCGCATGCAGTCTTTTCAGAGTGACCACTGGTGA
- a CDS encoding excisionase family DNA-binding protein, which translates to MTVEETAAYLELPETFIMEKIKQGRIRAVHDGNEYIINKEQFNHHLEEIRKLQEFEDAARHEPIPESYDVKDED; encoded by the coding sequence TTGACCGTCGAGGAGACAGCCGCCTATTTGGAGCTTCCTGAGACGTTTATTATGGAAAAAATCAAGCAGGGACGCATCCGTGCTGTTCATGACGGCAATGAGTACATCATTAATAAAGAGCAATTCAATCATCATCTCGAAGAAATTCGCAAGCTACAGGAGTTCGAGGATGCTGCACGCCATGAACCGATTCCGGAGAGCTACGATGTGAAGGATGAGGATTAA
- a CDS encoding NAD kinase — MKIATVLRNDDYTREVEQALKEKLHAVNSPFTFVKGPGEQPDMVLSIGGDGTLLEAVHQYGIEPSYVGIHTGHLGFYADWRPEELDEFVERLMNDEPLIAEYPTVQCRISTRDGKQYEKWALNEMVLRNANLSTLVTCVYINGDELETFRGDGLIVSSPSGSTAYNKAVDGAIVHPSIEAIQLSEIASINNQAYRTINSSLVLPKHHEVELIVMNPEIMIGLDREQAVWKDVCSIRCRVGPDKVKFARYKRLTFWGRVRNSFISG, encoded by the coding sequence ATGAAGATTGCGACTGTACTGCGAAATGACGATTATACACGAGAAGTGGAACAAGCATTAAAAGAAAAGCTGCATGCAGTAAATAGCCCGTTTACCTTTGTGAAGGGACCAGGTGAGCAACCGGATATGGTGTTGTCCATCGGGGGAGACGGGACACTTTTGGAGGCCGTCCATCAATATGGAATCGAGCCGTCTTATGTGGGGATTCATACGGGACATCTCGGCTTCTATGCGGACTGGCGTCCCGAGGAGCTGGACGAATTCGTTGAGCGTCTGATGAACGATGAGCCTCTGATCGCGGAATACCCGACGGTCCAATGCAGGATTAGCACAAGAGATGGCAAGCAGTATGAAAAGTGGGCGTTGAATGAAATGGTTTTGCGCAATGCGAATTTGTCTACCTTGGTGACATGCGTCTATATAAATGGCGATGAGCTGGAGACGTTTCGCGGTGACGGCTTGATCGTTTCATCACCGTCAGGAAGTACAGCCTACAACAAGGCGGTGGATGGAGCGATTGTTCATCCGTCTATTGAGGCGATTCAGTTGTCCGAGATCGCTTCGATCAATAATCAAGCGTATCGGACGATCAACAGCTCGCTCGTATTGCCGAAGCATCATGAAGTAGAGCTGATCGTCATGAATCCTGAGATTATGATCGGCTTGGACCGCGAGCAGGCAGTGTGGAAAGATGTGTGTTCCATTCGTTGCCGAGTGGGACCTGACAAAGTGAAATTCGCTCGCTACAAGCGACTGACGTTTTGGGGGCGGGTTCGCAATTCGTTTATATCCGGATAG
- a CDS encoding ABC transporter ATP-binding protein codes for MLHVEGLTKAYKTGDTVLPILKGVSLLVEQGEFVAIMGPSGSGKSTFMNMLGCLDRPDSGSYMLDGIEVSSLKDTELAVVRNQKIGFVFQSFNLLARSSSLHNVELPMMYANVSRSERRKRATEALKRVGLAERMDHKPTQLSGGQKQRVAIARALVNKPAILLADEPTGNLDSRSGVEIMAMFQELHAQGVTIILVTHELDIAQHAERIVTFKDGVIIRDEKVTERIFSKPSDEVIVT; via the coding sequence ATGCTTCATGTAGAAGGCTTGACGAAAGCATACAAGACGGGTGATACCGTACTGCCCATCTTAAAAGGTGTCTCCCTGCTGGTGGAACAAGGTGAATTCGTTGCCATCATGGGGCCATCAGGATCAGGGAAGTCGACGTTTATGAACATGCTAGGCTGTCTGGATCGTCCAGATTCTGGCTCGTACATGTTAGATGGCATTGAGGTCAGCAGCTTGAAGGATACGGAGCTCGCCGTTGTTCGCAACCAAAAGATCGGCTTTGTGTTCCAATCGTTTAATCTACTCGCCCGCTCTTCCTCCTTGCACAATGTAGAGCTGCCGATGATGTACGCCAATGTCAGTCGCTCAGAACGGCGCAAACGGGCTACAGAAGCACTCAAGCGAGTGGGACTGGCTGAACGCATGGATCATAAACCAACCCAGCTATCCGGTGGTCAAAAACAGCGTGTAGCAATTGCCAGAGCACTGGTCAATAAACCAGCCATCCTGTTGGCAGATGAACCCACGGGAAATCTGGATAGCCGCTCTGGAGTCGAAATTATGGCCATGTTTCAGGAGCTGCATGCGCAGGGCGTTACGATCATTCTGGTTACCCACGAATTGGATATCGCCCAGCACGCTGAGCGGATTGTGACTTTCAAGGATGGCGTGATCATTCGCGATGAAAAGGTTACGGAGCGAATATTCTCCAAGCCGTCTGACGAGGTGATTGTCACATGA